A segment of the Bacillus sp. es.034 genome:
ATTCGCCACTGCATGAGCAGGTTGTTCAAGTTTCCATAAGTATTCGGAAAGCCCTGCTACGGTCGCTGAGGGATTAAAGACAATTTCCGCTCCCTTCAATCCTAATAAACGCGCTCCTTCAGGGAAATGCCTGTCATAACAGATGTAGACCCCTACCTTGGCATAAGCCGTATCAAATACCGGATACCCTAGATTTCCAGGTTTGAAATAATATTTCTCCCAGAACCCGTATCCCTCCTCACCGACACCCACGTGAGGGATATGCTGCTTTCGATATTTCCCCAAGTATGTCCCATCTGCGTCGATGACAGCTGCCGTATTATAGTAGGTTGCTATTCCTTCCCGCTCATAGATCGGCAGGACGATGACTACACTTAGCTCTTGGGCCAACTCCTGGAATTGTTTTGTAGTCGGGCCATTCGGGATTTCTTCAGCAGAGTCATACCATTTAGGATTCTGCTCTGAACAAAAGTAAGG
Coding sequences within it:
- a CDS encoding nitrilase-related carbon-nitrogen hydrolase gives rise to the protein MSDLVTIGLIQASHDVDGNETVDVHKKNAIKKHVELVRDAAKKGAQIICLQEIFYGPYFCSEQNPKWYDSAEEIPNGPTTKQFQELAQELSVVIVLPIYEREGIATYYNTAAVIDADGTYLGKYRKQHIPHVGVGEEGYGFWEKYYFKPGNLGYPVFDTAYAKVGVYICYDRHFPEGARLLGLKGAEIVFNPSATVAGLSEYLWKLEQPAHAVANGYYLGAINRVGYEGPWNMGEFYGQSYLVDPRGSFVSVGSRDQDEVIIGEMNKKLLREVRDTWQFYRDRRPETYNDMTALLP